A portion of the Thunnus albacares chromosome 23, fThuAlb1.1, whole genome shotgun sequence genome contains these proteins:
- the LOC122975343 gene encoding uncharacterized protein LOC122975343 isoform X1: MRSGCPHRQGGAYPAFQHLSNIGALTSPQDNNVRPEPVAHPENEKQNIMVAISYSTELRNVNDSHSSAQHSSYFGTSANENFDRQSIYNSGQQKECSKSNFSRNSLEGSNLNKNNGLQLRNGAFLASTNAAVLQEDSLGVLTKTFSSRQRSSVLESKWQSSCPLLQSLLTGNPPDFKSFFTTSHSSSEKTNSNMELIASDHLSDERHRKSRHMRRSLPTPNCGQTRTQNPDQSGGTYPTLHQQQVCSPSLSGAPSTGKDLPVGLTKPPTDEEIQNHISKRLKEFRKIIMDSQGLTLSNKGGNFSTNDLDSTLQSGCTMSKSNSVTLISTVSESDKDVEKQSPNFVVEEQCTAAVGQELEEDSSTDSKAKQAEFTPKSKEMGDCTTSASGNHSTGTLLSAIKSSKHAPESESVEKSASVASDLPIKKHLDVTMTAFGDGKLMYSDDCCEDETFVSSNDESFHSKWWCDKPLQKVTTLHYTLTALRELITSLEKVETIAEMDNFSEVILQQYWNGDIDNIHLFTSTEYPQIMVNVAATCTKNEEECPVVLTAVSGITLDELTERHSILTQLMFNCSSSQKEWRSVWLNTNKKLDDIDQEPSVSGSLKHMTVKERGFTGLKPAETAGLDSVQVVTDVSKDLPPESDSVVSENKTFELMSPTDKHNANTNKQKNTEDQQHCCVTCDEVIALSKPNSLIDQIQNVVSIPTYQSEQSFAGAREEAGSVYSPMDLSVALSENEVKEQAPLSESEDEEVLSPKFLKDPQYEDISDDDVPPLSTELPKTEHEELSFPTRFGDPQYEEISEDENSQIENPSFSQLPEPNNKRSLFENEGYRQSQAQMKKISAETLIPKKQVSPKTLVLAAQYHCCPHLVLSGDGFEGLSCPKCDREGYMARRTNHSVSYSPSNVLKYDDQTEEDTDDDCLVIPITMSDLKSGLEDEDQDGPEEVVRDDGENGDNERQGGTSPTHDALHVPAPKPVPASDSTLLEIYDTMEIFLQVKSARGGNCFEVAPGRSTPEHGMDSEGEPHTPQERRESYSEPEDSCETEDSCDYSSASEHNYLTVPRQLLKRSAPPPPERDHSVSEKESDSDEASNSNPSKHVQPKTNKQRISKKEEIIIINTDTEDEGDHNCNKKVKRKRLFSRLVNIGDTLCSQQKRHSPETEDSPCGTVKERFKKNRQPSADLPAPHRQSKAKESQLKGLMEDACPGQSHSTEKSGQLTEASAGFEQHKINREMISKKQSVIILNSDTEDESGYNYKEAKRKRLYLPGSADSGDAPHVQRKRRSDEIVDTQYGTANEKLKKPRLSLADFSMPQHQTKVHETMRKSGQLIEPKPRFEHIQHKTTRQTTSKEERTVFHGSEKVVKSGHFCKKKEKDSGNDSFATQNGPSTETVDRLSCEDSPEKQPLSVDKVVGSSLVTNPVIHRLVVEESFQPNNYLKLYKDSRVHNKDKDETWVPQTPTATSEKSDSCYRNKPYLYRNKKGQFVSKPKPAKERHSHETKNERQANITKPKLVSRQPSLPSQEGQFTSTSSLSSTRGQLSEARGSSTSSRHWSQSEAVSASSAPPKSKQSPPISRHLSSSKLQRSYSYSSHSTSDHHHHTTKGPSSSVNTQSSARKQVIQDWHNSYFPTRRDRKTSLGMEEDLRTTNNDSQREARPGPSHYERAPRQRHRSYDPPTALMKKSIHEAKQWTNHIHREAPREPRSVGRGYKWSENSLATPTKGSGRKRKKCRFSPRPHQ; encoded by the coding sequence ATGCGATCTGGATGTCCACACAGGCAAGGAGGGGCCTATCCTGCATTCCAACACCTGAGTAACATTGGTGCTCTTACATCACCTCAAGACAACAATGTTAGACCTGAACCAGTGGCTCACCctgagaatgaaaaacaaaacataatggTAGCCATTTCATATTCTACGGAGCTCAGAAACGTTAATGACTCTCATTCatcagcacagcacagcagttATTTTGGGACATCTGCTAATGAGAACTTTGATAGACAATCCATTTATAATAGTGGACAACAAAAGGAATGTTCCAAGAGCAATTTTAGTAGAAATTCCTTGGAAGGGTcaaatttgaacaaaaataatggACTGCAGCTGAGAAATGGTGCCTTCTTGGCCAGTACAAATGCTGCAGTACTTCAGGAAGACAGCCTTGGAGTcctgacaaaaacattttcttcacgACAGCGTTCTTCTGTGCTTGAGAGCAAATGGCAGAGTTCTTGCCCACTGCTGCAATCCTTACTGACAGGAAATCCTCCAGATTTCAAATCCTTTTTCACCACCTCCCATTCTTCATCAGAGAAAACAAATTCCAACATGGAACTCATTGCTAGTGATCATTTATCAGATGAAAGACACCGCAAGAGTCGGCACATGAGACGTTCGCTACCTACTCCTAATTGTGGACAGACTAGAACACAAAACCCAGATCAGTCAGGAGGAACTTATCCTACACTCCACCAGCAGCAGgtctgctctccctctctcagtgGTGCACCATCCACTGGCAAGGACTTGCCAGTTGGATTAACAAAACCACCTACTGATGAAGAAATACAGAACCATATTTCAAAAAGGCTGAAAGAGTTTAGAAAGATTATTATGGACAGCCAGGGACTCACACTCTCCAATAAGGGGGGGAATTTTAGCACCAACGACCTGGACTCCACACTCCAGTCTGGCTGCACCATGTCAAAGTCTAACAGTGTTACCCTTATCTCCACAGTCTCTGAATCTGACAAAGATGTGGAGAAGCAAAGTCCTAACTTTGTTGTGGAAGAGCAGTGCACTGCTGCAGTTGGACAAGAACTTGAAGAGGATAGCTCAACGgacagcaaagcaaagcaagCTGAGTTTACTCCAAAGTCTAAAGAGATGGGCGATTGTACTACATCGGCATCAGGGAACCATTCAACAGGTACACTACTCTCTGCAATAAAAAGCTCAAAACATGCTCCTGAAAGTGAATCTGTTGAGAAGAGTGCATCTGTAGCTAGTGATTtaccaataaaaaaacacttggatGTAACTATGACTGCATTTGGTGATGGCAAACTTATGTATTCAGATGACTGCTGTGAAGATGAAACTTTTGTCAGTAGCAATGACGAAAGTTTCCATAGTAAATGGTGGTGTGATAAGCCCTTACAGAAAGTGACCACTCTTCATTATACATTAACTGCACTGAGGGAGCTGATTACTAGTCTGGAGAAGGTAGAGACTATTGCAGAAATGGACAACTTTTCTGAAGTCATACTGCAACAATATTGGAATGGGGATATAGATAACATTCATCTCTTTACATCCACAGAATATCCACAGATTATGGTGAACGTTGCTGCCACTTGCACAAAGAATGAAGAGGAGTGTCCAGTGGTTCTCACCGCAGTGTCTGGAATTACCTTGGATGAACTGACTGAAAGGCATTCCATTCTTACCCAGTTAATGTTCAACTGCAGCTCATCACAAAAGGAGTGGAGGTCTGTTTGGTTAAATACCAACAAGAAGTTGGATGACATAGACCAAGAGCCCAGTGTTTCTGGGTCTCTCAAACACAtgacagtgaaagagagaggattTACAGGCCTGAAACCAGCGGAGACAGCAGGGTTGGACAGTGTGCAAGTTGTGACTGACGTCTCAAAAGATCTTCCACCAGAGTCAGATTCAGTGGtatctgaaaacaaaacatttgaactcATGTCACCCACTGACAAGcacaatgcaaatacaaataaacagaaaaacactgaagatCAACAACATTGCTGTGTTACCTGTGACGAAGTAATTGCACTGTCTAAGCCAAATTCATTAATTGATCAAATTCAGAATGTAGTTTCAATTCCTACATACCAAAGTGAACAAAGTTTTGCAGGTGCGAGGGAGGAAGCAGGTTCTGTGTATTCACCAATGGATTTAAGCGTTGCACTTTCTGAAAACGAAGTCAAAGAACAGGCCCCTCTATCTGAAAGTGAGGATGAGGAAGTACTTTCTCCGAAATTTTTAAAAGATCCACAATATGAAGACATTTCAGATGATGATGTGCCACCATTGTCCACAGAACTACCAAAAACTGAGCATGAGGAATTAAGCTTTCCAACACGTTTTGGAGACCCACAGTATGAAGAAATAAGTGAAGATGAAAATTCACAGATTGAGAATCCTTCATTTTCACAACTACCTGAACCTAACAATAAGCGGTCACTATTTGAAAATGAAGGCTACAGACAGAGTCAGGCTCAGATGAAGAAAATTTCAGCTGAGACACTGATTCCAAAGAAACAGGTTTCACCAAAGACACTAGTACTTGCAGCACAATATCACTGTTGTCCACATCTTGTTCTGTCTGGTGATGGTTTTGAAGGTCTATCATGTCCTAAATGTGACAGGGAGGGATATATGGCAAGGCGAACAAACCACTCTGTTTCATATAGTCCTTCCAATGTTTTGAAATATGATGATCAGACTGAGGAGGATACTGATGATGACTGCCTAGTCATACCTATAACCATGTCAGACCTTAAATCTGGACTAGAAGATGAAGACCAGGATGGCCCTGAAGAAGTTGTGCGAGATGATGGTGAAAATGGAGACAATGAAAGACAGGGTGGCACAAGTCCAACACACGATGCCTTACATGTCCCAGCTCCAAAACCAGTACCAGCTTCTGATTCTACCCTTTTAGAGATCTATGACACAATGGAGATTTTTCTACAAGTAAAATCTGCACGGGGTGGAAATTGTTTTGAAGTGGCACCAGGCAGGAGCACACCAGAACATGGAATGGACTCTGAGGGAGAACCACATACACcccaggagaggagagagtccTACTCTGAGCCTGAAGACAGCTGTGAAACTGAAGACAGTTGTGATTACTCATCTGCATCAGAACACAACTATTTGACTGTGCCCAGACAGTTGTTGAAGAGGTCAGCACCTCCGCCCCCAGAGAGAGATCATTCTGTGTCTGAAAAAGAGAGTGACAGTGATGAAGCTTCTAACTCTAACCCTTCTAAGCATGTTCAAcccaaaaccaacaaacaaagaatttctaaaaaggaagaaataataatcattaataCTGACACAGAGGATGAAGGTGACCACAACTGCAACAAGAAGGTGAAAAGGAAGAGATTGTTTTCAAGATTAGTGAACATTGGAGACACCCTATGTAGTCAACAAAAGAGACATTCACCTGAAACTGAGGACAGTCCATGTGGGACTGTTAAagaaaggtttaaaaaaaacagacagccATCTGCAGACTTACCAGCACCACACCGCCAGTCTAAAGCAAAAGAGTCACAGTTAAAAGGTCTGATGGAGGATGCATGCCCTGGACAGTCACACAGCACTGAAAAGAGTGGACAGCTGACTGAGGCCAGTGCTGGCTTTGAGCAACATAAGATCAACAGAGAAATGATCTCAAAAAAGCAAAGTGTAataatcctgaactctgacaCAGAGGATGAAAGTGGATATAACTATAAAGAGGCAAAGAGGAAGAGATTATATTTGCCAGGGTCAGCTGACAGTGGTGATGCCCCTCATGTTCAACGAAAGAGACGTTCAGATGAAATTGTGGACACTCAGTATGGAACTGCAaatgaaaagcttaaaaaaccCAGACTGTCACTTGCGGACTTCTCAATGCCACAGCACCAGACTAAAGTTCATGAAACTATGAGAAAGAGTGGACAGCTGATTGAACCCAAACCAAGGTTTGAGCATATTCAACACAAGACCACCAGACAAACAACCTCAAAAGAAGAGAGAACAGTTTTCCATGGTTCTGAGAAAGTGGTTAAAAGTGGCCATTTCtgcaaaaagaaggaaaaggacAGTGGCAATGATTCATTTGCTACACAAAATGGACCTTCAACTGAAACTGTGGACCGACTGTCATGTGAAGACTCACCAGAGAAACAGCCCCTGTCTGTAGACAAGGTGGTGGGCTCTAGTTTGGTTACTAATCCTGTGATTCATCGCCTTGTTGTTGAGGAATCTTTTCAACCCAATAATTATTTGAAGCTTTATAAAGACTCTAGAGTCCATAACAAGGATAAAGATGAAACTTGGGTTCCACAGACCCCCACTGCAACTAGTGAGAAGAGTGACTCCTGTTACAGAAATAAACCTTATCtgtacagaaataaaaaaggacaaTTTGTATCCAAACCAAAACCTGCAAAGGAAAGACACTCTCATGAAACAAAGAATGAGAGACaagcaaacataacaaaacCCAAATTGGTTTCAAGGCAACCATCATTACCTAGCCAAGAAGGCCAATTCACCTCCACCAGTAGCTTGTCATCCACACGTGGACAACTTTCTGAGGCCAGAGGAAGCTCAACCTCCTCAAGACATTGGTCTCAGTCTGAAGCAGTCTCCGCCTCCTCGGCTCCTCCTAAATCAAAGCAGAGTCCACCTATTTCCAGACATCTATCTTCATCCAAACTACAGCGGTCTTACTCTTATAGCAGCCACTCAACatctgatcat
- the LOC122975343 gene encoding uncharacterized protein LOC122975343 isoform X2, with translation MRSGCPHRQGGAYPAFQHLSNIGALTSPQDNNVRPEPVAHPENEKQNIMVAISYSTELRNVNDSHSSAQHSSYFGTSANENFDRQSIYNSGQQKECSKSNFSRNSLEGSNLNKNNGLQLRNGAFLASTNAAVLQEDSLGVLTKTFSSRQRSSVLESKWQSSCPLLQSLLTGNPPDFKSFFTTSHSSSEKTNSNMELIASDHLSDERHRKSRHMRRSLPTPNCGQTRTQNPDQSGGTYPTLHQQQVCSPSLSGAPSTGKDLPVGLTKPPTDEEIQNHISKRLKEFRKIIMDSQGLTLSNKGGNFSTNDLDSTLQSGCTMSKSNSVTLISTVSESDKDVEKQSPNFVVEEQCTAAVGQELEEDSSTDSKAKQAEFTPKSKEMGDCTTSASGNHSTGTLLSAIKSSKHAPESESVEKSASVASDLPIKKHLDVTMTAFGDGNFVSSNDESFHSKWWCDKPLQKVTTLHYTLTALRELITSLEKVETIAEMDNFSEVILQQYWNGDIDNIHLFTSTEYPQIMVNVAATCTKNEEECPVVLTAVSGITLDELTERHSILTQLMFNCSSSQKEWRSVWLNTNKKLDDIDQEPSVSGSLKHMTVKERGFTGLKPAETAGLDSVQVVTDVSKDLPPESDSVVSENKTFELMSPTDKHNANTNKQKNTEDQQHCCVTCDEVIALSKPNSLIDQIQNVVSIPTYQSEQSFAGAREEAGSVYSPMDLSVALSENEVKEQAPLSESEDEEVLSPKFLKDPQYEDISDDDVPPLSTELPKTEHEELSFPTRFGDPQYEEISEDENSQIENPSFSQLPEPNNKRSLFENEGYRQSQAQMKKISAETLIPKKQVSPKTLVLAAQYHCCPHLVLSGDGFEGLSCPKCDREGYMARRTNHSVSYSPSNVLKYDDQTEEDTDDDCLVIPITMSDLKSGLEDEDQDGPEEVVRDDGENGDNERQGGTSPTHDALHVPAPKPVPASDSTLLEIYDTMEIFLQVKSARGGNCFEVAPGRSTPEHGMDSEGEPHTPQERRESYSEPEDSCETEDSCDYSSASEHNYLTVPRQLLKRSAPPPPERDHSVSEKESDSDEASNSNPSKHVQPKTNKQRISKKEEIIIINTDTEDEGDHNCNKKVKRKRLFSRLVNIGDTLCSQQKRHSPETEDSPCGTVKERFKKNRQPSADLPAPHRQSKAKESQLKGLMEDACPGQSHSTEKSGQLTEASAGFEQHKINREMISKKQSVIILNSDTEDESGYNYKEAKRKRLYLPGSADSGDAPHVQRKRRSDEIVDTQYGTANEKLKKPRLSLADFSMPQHQTKVHETMRKSGQLIEPKPRFEHIQHKTTRQTTSKEERTVFHGSEKVVKSGHFCKKKEKDSGNDSFATQNGPSTETVDRLSCEDSPEKQPLSVDKVVGSSLVTNPVIHRLVVEESFQPNNYLKLYKDSRVHNKDKDETWVPQTPTATSEKSDSCYRNKPYLYRNKKGQFVSKPKPAKERHSHETKNERQANITKPKLVSRQPSLPSQEGQFTSTSSLSSTRGQLSEARGSSTSSRHWSQSEAVSASSAPPKSKQSPPISRHLSSSKLQRSYSYSSHSTSDHHHHTTKGPSSSVNTQSSARKQVIQDWHNSYFPTRRDRKTSLGMEEDLRTTNNDSQREARPGPSHYERAPRQRHRSYDPPTALMKKSIHEAKQWTNHIHREAPREPRSVGRGYKWSENSLATPTKGSGRKRKKCRFSPRPHQ, from the exons ATGCGATCTGGATGTCCACACAGGCAAGGAGGGGCCTATCCTGCATTCCAACACCTGAGTAACATTGGTGCTCTTACATCACCTCAAGACAACAATGTTAGACCTGAACCAGTGGCTCACCctgagaatgaaaaacaaaacataatggTAGCCATTTCATATTCTACGGAGCTCAGAAACGTTAATGACTCTCATTCatcagcacagcacagcagttATTTTGGGACATCTGCTAATGAGAACTTTGATAGACAATCCATTTATAATAGTGGACAACAAAAGGAATGTTCCAAGAGCAATTTTAGTAGAAATTCCTTGGAAGGGTcaaatttgaacaaaaataatggACTGCAGCTGAGAAATGGTGCCTTCTTGGCCAGTACAAATGCTGCAGTACTTCAGGAAGACAGCCTTGGAGTcctgacaaaaacattttcttcacgACAGCGTTCTTCTGTGCTTGAGAGCAAATGGCAGAGTTCTTGCCCACTGCTGCAATCCTTACTGACAGGAAATCCTCCAGATTTCAAATCCTTTTTCACCACCTCCCATTCTTCATCAGAGAAAACAAATTCCAACATGGAACTCATTGCTAGTGATCATTTATCAGATGAAAGACACCGCAAGAGTCGGCACATGAGACGTTCGCTACCTACTCCTAATTGTGGACAGACTAGAACACAAAACCCAGATCAGTCAGGAGGAACTTATCCTACACTCCACCAGCAGCAGgtctgctctccctctctcagtgGTGCACCATCCACTGGCAAGGACTTGCCAGTTGGATTAACAAAACCACCTACTGATGAAGAAATACAGAACCATATTTCAAAAAGGCTGAAAGAGTTTAGAAAGATTATTATGGACAGCCAGGGACTCACACTCTCCAATAAGGGGGGGAATTTTAGCACCAACGACCTGGACTCCACACTCCAGTCTGGCTGCACCATGTCAAAGTCTAACAGTGTTACCCTTATCTCCACAGTCTCTGAATCTGACAAAGATGTGGAGAAGCAAAGTCCTAACTTTGTTGTGGAAGAGCAGTGCACTGCTGCAGTTGGACAAGAACTTGAAGAGGATAGCTCAACGgacagcaaagcaaagcaagCTGAGTTTACTCCAAAGTCTAAAGAGATGGGCGATTGTACTACATCGGCATCAGGGAACCATTCAACAGGTACACTACTCTCTGCAATAAAAAGCTCAAAACATGCTCCTGAAAGTGAATCTGTTGAGAAGAGTGCATCTGTAGCTAGTGATTtaccaataaaaaaacacttggatGTAACTATGACTGCATTTGGTGATGGCAA TTTTGTCAGTAGCAATGACGAAAGTTTCCATAGTAAATGGTGGTGTGATAAGCCCTTACAGAAAGTGACCACTCTTCATTATACATTAACTGCACTGAGGGAGCTGATTACTAGTCTGGAGAAGGTAGAGACTATTGCAGAAATGGACAACTTTTCTGAAGTCATACTGCAACAATATTGGAATGGGGATATAGATAACATTCATCTCTTTACATCCACAGAATATCCACAGATTATGGTGAACGTTGCTGCCACTTGCACAAAGAATGAAGAGGAGTGTCCAGTGGTTCTCACCGCAGTGTCTGGAATTACCTTGGATGAACTGACTGAAAGGCATTCCATTCTTACCCAGTTAATGTTCAACTGCAGCTCATCACAAAAGGAGTGGAGGTCTGTTTGGTTAAATACCAACAAGAAGTTGGATGACATAGACCAAGAGCCCAGTGTTTCTGGGTCTCTCAAACACAtgacagtgaaagagagaggattTACAGGCCTGAAACCAGCGGAGACAGCAGGGTTGGACAGTGTGCAAGTTGTGACTGACGTCTCAAAAGATCTTCCACCAGAGTCAGATTCAGTGGtatctgaaaacaaaacatttgaactcATGTCACCCACTGACAAGcacaatgcaaatacaaataaacagaaaaacactgaagatCAACAACATTGCTGTGTTACCTGTGACGAAGTAATTGCACTGTCTAAGCCAAATTCATTAATTGATCAAATTCAGAATGTAGTTTCAATTCCTACATACCAAAGTGAACAAAGTTTTGCAGGTGCGAGGGAGGAAGCAGGTTCTGTGTATTCACCAATGGATTTAAGCGTTGCACTTTCTGAAAACGAAGTCAAAGAACAGGCCCCTCTATCTGAAAGTGAGGATGAGGAAGTACTTTCTCCGAAATTTTTAAAAGATCCACAATATGAAGACATTTCAGATGATGATGTGCCACCATTGTCCACAGAACTACCAAAAACTGAGCATGAGGAATTAAGCTTTCCAACACGTTTTGGAGACCCACAGTATGAAGAAATAAGTGAAGATGAAAATTCACAGATTGAGAATCCTTCATTTTCACAACTACCTGAACCTAACAATAAGCGGTCACTATTTGAAAATGAAGGCTACAGACAGAGTCAGGCTCAGATGAAGAAAATTTCAGCTGAGACACTGATTCCAAAGAAACAGGTTTCACCAAAGACACTAGTACTTGCAGCACAATATCACTGTTGTCCACATCTTGTTCTGTCTGGTGATGGTTTTGAAGGTCTATCATGTCCTAAATGTGACAGGGAGGGATATATGGCAAGGCGAACAAACCACTCTGTTTCATATAGTCCTTCCAATGTTTTGAAATATGATGATCAGACTGAGGAGGATACTGATGATGACTGCCTAGTCATACCTATAACCATGTCAGACCTTAAATCTGGACTAGAAGATGAAGACCAGGATGGCCCTGAAGAAGTTGTGCGAGATGATGGTGAAAATGGAGACAATGAAAGACAGGGTGGCACAAGTCCAACACACGATGCCTTACATGTCCCAGCTCCAAAACCAGTACCAGCTTCTGATTCTACCCTTTTAGAGATCTATGACACAATGGAGATTTTTCTACAAGTAAAATCTGCACGGGGTGGAAATTGTTTTGAAGTGGCACCAGGCAGGAGCACACCAGAACATGGAATGGACTCTGAGGGAGAACCACATACACcccaggagaggagagagtccTACTCTGAGCCTGAAGACAGCTGTGAAACTGAAGACAGTTGTGATTACTCATCTGCATCAGAACACAACTATTTGACTGTGCCCAGACAGTTGTTGAAGAGGTCAGCACCTCCGCCCCCAGAGAGAGATCATTCTGTGTCTGAAAAAGAGAGTGACAGTGATGAAGCTTCTAACTCTAACCCTTCTAAGCATGTTCAAcccaaaaccaacaaacaaagaatttctaaaaaggaagaaataataatcattaataCTGACACAGAGGATGAAGGTGACCACAACTGCAACAAGAAGGTGAAAAGGAAGAGATTGTTTTCAAGATTAGTGAACATTGGAGACACCCTATGTAGTCAACAAAAGAGACATTCACCTGAAACTGAGGACAGTCCATGTGGGACTGTTAAagaaaggtttaaaaaaaacagacagccATCTGCAGACTTACCAGCACCACACCGCCAGTCTAAAGCAAAAGAGTCACAGTTAAAAGGTCTGATGGAGGATGCATGCCCTGGACAGTCACACAGCACTGAAAAGAGTGGACAGCTGACTGAGGCCAGTGCTGGCTTTGAGCAACATAAGATCAACAGAGAAATGATCTCAAAAAAGCAAAGTGTAataatcctgaactctgacaCAGAGGATGAAAGTGGATATAACTATAAAGAGGCAAAGAGGAAGAGATTATATTTGCCAGGGTCAGCTGACAGTGGTGATGCCCCTCATGTTCAACGAAAGAGACGTTCAGATGAAATTGTGGACACTCAGTATGGAACTGCAaatgaaaagcttaaaaaaccCAGACTGTCACTTGCGGACTTCTCAATGCCACAGCACCAGACTAAAGTTCATGAAACTATGAGAAAGAGTGGACAGCTGATTGAACCCAAACCAAGGTTTGAGCATATTCAACACAAGACCACCAGACAAACAACCTCAAAAGAAGAGAGAACAGTTTTCCATGGTTCTGAGAAAGTGGTTAAAAGTGGCCATTTCtgcaaaaagaaggaaaaggacAGTGGCAATGATTCATTTGCTACACAAAATGGACCTTCAACTGAAACTGTGGACCGACTGTCATGTGAAGACTCACCAGAGAAACAGCCCCTGTCTGTAGACAAGGTGGTGGGCTCTAGTTTGGTTACTAATCCTGTGATTCATCGCCTTGTTGTTGAGGAATCTTTTCAACCCAATAATTATTTGAAGCTTTATAAAGACTCTAGAGTCCATAACAAGGATAAAGATGAAACTTGGGTTCCACAGACCCCCACTGCAACTAGTGAGAAGAGTGACTCCTGTTACAGAAATAAACCTTATCtgtacagaaataaaaaaggacaaTTTGTATCCAAACCAAAACCTGCAAAGGAAAGACACTCTCATGAAACAAAGAATGAGAGACaagcaaacataacaaaacCCAAATTGGTTTCAAGGCAACCATCATTACCTAGCCAAGAAGGCCAATTCACCTCCACCAGTAGCTTGTCATCCACACGTGGACAACTTTCTGAGGCCAGAGGAAGCTCAACCTCCTCAAGACATTGGTCTCAGTCTGAAGCAGTCTCCGCCTCCTCGGCTCCTCCTAAATCAAAGCAGAGTCCACCTATTTCCAGACATCTATCTTCATCCAAACTACAGCGGTCTTACTCTTATAGCAGCCACTCAACatctgatcat